Proteins from a single region of Akkermansiaceae bacterium:
- the menA gene encoding 1,4-dihydroxy-2-naphthoate octaprenyltransferase: MPATPIKSILLAARPKTLPAAIVPVWAGCVLSWKLTGAFNLWLAICTLGGAVAIQIATNFFNDAIDHAKGADTAKRLGPKRVTASGMMSRSKVMKWAAGFLIAAALFGAFLIEARGWPILAIGIPSLFLAYGYTGGPFPLAYRGMGELFVILFFGFIAVTGTVFVQTGGWPKEALLLGGQIGLLSAVLISINNLRDREEDASTGKHTLAVRCGPKFAVMFIWLQVKLAAFAGLGWVAFGYPYLAIASAPVLLMGLRIIWGLISTPPGPAYNRYLAMGGIQLIMFAAAYHLAAVLKP, encoded by the coding sequence GTGCCCGCCACACCGATCAAATCCATCCTGCTCGCCGCCCGTCCGAAGACGCTGCCCGCCGCCATCGTGCCGGTGTGGGCGGGGTGTGTGCTATCATGGAAGCTCACCGGGGCTTTCAATCTCTGGCTGGCCATCTGCACGCTGGGCGGGGCGGTCGCCATCCAGATCGCGACGAACTTTTTCAATGACGCCATCGACCACGCGAAGGGCGCGGACACGGCGAAGCGGCTGGGACCGAAGCGGGTGACCGCCTCCGGCATGATGAGCCGGAGCAAGGTGATGAAATGGGCCGCCGGGTTCCTCATCGCGGCGGCGTTGTTCGGAGCGTTCCTCATCGAGGCTCGCGGCTGGCCGATCCTGGCCATCGGCATCCCGTCGCTGTTCCTGGCCTACGGCTATACCGGCGGACCCTTTCCGCTGGCCTACCGTGGGATGGGTGAGCTGTTCGTGATCCTGTTCTTCGGCTTCATCGCGGTGACGGGCACGGTGTTCGTGCAGACCGGCGGGTGGCCGAAAGAGGCGTTGCTGCTGGGCGGGCAGATCGGCCTGCTGTCGGCGGTGCTCATTTCCATCAACAATCTGCGCGACCGCGAGGAAGACGCCTCCACCGGCAAGCACACGCTGGCCGTGCGCTGCGGGCCGAAGTTCGCGGTCATGTTCATCTGGCTGCAGGTGAAGCTGGCAGCCTTCGCCGGGCTGGGCTGGGTCGCCTTTGGTTACCCTTATCTGGCCATCGCCAGCGCACCGGTGCTGCTGATGGGGCTGCGGATCATCTGGGGCCTGATCAGCACGCCACCCGGTCCCGCCTACAACCGCTACCTTGCCATGGGCGGCATCCAGCTCATCATGTTCGCGGCGGCCTATCACCTCGCAGCCGTTCTGAAACCATGA
- a CDS encoding AMP-binding protein, whose protein sequence is MDAALLTDPSFWDDPRPFAPGDDRRALPDLPELEGHVLFQTSGSTGTPKWIALSKSALLLSAACVNRHLGVTEDSRWGLTLPPHHVGGFGVAARCFEAACGCATFSGKWNATAFQKWAEEKAITHTSMVPTQVHDLVAAELPAPAALRAIVVGGGRLDERTGQAARDLGWPVLASYGMTETGSQIATQSPDLLDSPYETGRIPLLDIWDVRTADDGILEVSGPALFSGILRPDGSGGWNYEERSSGWHRTSDRVLLQDRHITPLGRADQIVKVLGELVDPEEIERELVGISGGIFAPGTFAIAAVPDARAEHRLVPIFKNTIPPELVLNLLKEYEIHAPGYRRLQPPVFVESLPCSPLGKILRAGLRKLAGG, encoded by the coding sequence ATGGACGCGGCTCTACTGACCGATCCTTCGTTCTGGGATGATCCGCGGCCATTCGCGCCGGGGGATGACCGGCGCGCCCTGCCGGATCTGCCGGAACTGGAAGGTCATGTCCTTTTCCAGACATCCGGCAGCACCGGCACGCCGAAATGGATCGCCCTTTCCAAGTCCGCGCTGCTGCTCTCCGCGGCCTGCGTGAACCGCCACCTCGGCGTGACGGAGGACTCCCGCTGGGGACTGACGCTGCCGCCCCACCATGTCGGCGGCTTCGGTGTGGCGGCGCGGTGCTTCGAGGCGGCGTGCGGTTGCGCCACGTTTTCCGGAAAGTGGAATGCCACGGCTTTCCAAAAGTGGGCGGAGGAGAAGGCCATCACCCATACCTCGATGGTGCCGACGCAGGTGCATGACCTGGTGGCGGCGGAGCTTCCGGCCCCCGCGGCCCTCCGTGCCATCGTGGTGGGCGGCGGCAGGCTGGACGAACGGACCGGACAGGCGGCAAGGGATCTCGGCTGGCCGGTGCTGGCCAGCTACGGCATGACGGAGACCGGCTCACAGATCGCCACCCAGTCACCGGATCTACTGGATTCACCGTACGAAACAGGCCGCATCCCGCTGCTCGACATCTGGGATGTCCGCACGGCGGATGACGGCATCCTGGAGGTCTCCGGCCCTGCACTCTTTTCAGGAATCCTCCGCCCGGATGGGTCCGGCGGATGGAACTACGAGGAACGCAGTAGCGGATGGCACCGCACGTCCGACAGGGTGCTGTTACAGGACCGCCACATCACCCCGCTCGGACGCGCCGACCAGATCGTCAAGGTGCTGGGCGAACTGGTGGATCCGGAGGAGATCGAGCGCGAACTGGTGGGGATCTCCGGCGGAATCTTCGCTCCCGGGACATTCGCCATCGCCGCCGTTCCGGATGCGCGCGCGGAGCACCGGCTGGTGCCCATCTTCAAAAATACGATCCCGCCGGAATTGGTCCTCAACCTGCTAAAGGAGTATGAAATCCATGCTCCAGGATACCGCCGCCTCCAGCCCCCCGTGTTCGTCGAATCGCTTCCTTGCAGCCCGCTTGGGAAAATACTCCGGGCCGGGCTGCGAAAGTTGGCCGGCGGCTGA